In the genome of Telluria beijingensis, one region contains:
- the flgL gene encoding flagellar hook-associated protein FlgL — protein MRIATAQFQSTMNQSLQNNQERLSHVMRQIDAQKRILLPSDDPVDSVRLSRLAREETTLGQYRSNIASLQLRLTKSEGYLSNMVTEMTSGRDLMVWALDGSNAPDDLKAMIVPLESLRDSLFYTANTIDEEGNYLFSGTATKTAPIIDNGMAAVPRYSFMGNTDSQNVVVGNGLTQPANQDLKGLEKLLNELDASIKALSVPGASPNDPVLRGVLTANLAGFDDAQALLSSKVANLGGRQNIIKTLDDNHTNISLSNKIAINDIGALDMGLAATELSGYSTALQASYKAYAKIGSLSLFNAI, from the coding sequence ATGCGTATCGCAACCGCCCAATTCCAGTCGACGATGAACCAGTCGCTCCAGAACAACCAGGAGCGGCTCAGCCACGTCATGCGCCAGATCGATGCCCAGAAGCGCATCCTGCTGCCCTCGGACGACCCGGTCGACAGCGTGCGCCTGTCGCGCCTGGCCCGCGAGGAGACCACGCTCGGCCAGTACCGCAGCAATATCGCTTCGCTGCAGCTGCGCCTGACCAAGTCCGAAGGCTACCTGAGCAATATGGTGACCGAGATGACGTCGGGCCGCGACCTGATGGTCTGGGCCCTGGACGGCAGCAATGCCCCGGACGACCTGAAAGCCATGATCGTGCCGCTGGAATCGCTGCGCGACAGCCTGTTCTACACCGCCAACACCATCGATGAGGAAGGCAACTACCTGTTCTCGGGCACCGCCACCAAGACCGCGCCAATCATCGACAATGGGATGGCCGCCGTCCCGCGCTATAGCTTCATGGGCAATACCGATTCCCAGAACGTCGTGGTCGGCAACGGCCTGACCCAGCCCGCCAACCAGGACCTGAAAGGTCTCGAGAAACTGCTGAACGAGCTCGACGCCAGCATCAAGGCCCTCAGCGTACCGGGCGCCTCGCCGAACGATCCGGTCCTGCGCGGCGTGCTGACCGCCAACCTGGCCGGATTCGACGATGCGCAGGCCCTGCTCTCGAGCAAGGTCGCCAACCTGGGCGGACGCCAGAACATCATCAAGACCCTGGACGACAACCACACCAACATCAGCCTGTCGAACAAGATCGCGATCAACGACATCGGCGCGCTCGACATGGGCCTCGCCGCCACTGAACTCAGCGGTTACTCCACCGCCCTGCAGGCGAGCTACAAGGCCTATGCCAAGATCGGCAGCCTGTCGCTGTTCAACGCGATCTGA
- the flgK gene encoding flagellar hook-associated protein FlgK produces the protein MTIINNALSGALAAQIALAASSHNIANLQTKGYTRQSALLMALGPGASGRSAGNGVQVTSLLRFSDSYKTQAMWRANSELGAYSQSQQYLTQLESVMGDSSASLSAGIDDFFKAINAVAGDPGSTPLRQQVLTAANLMGERFNGLNNVFNSQLTSVRQQRSALVDSANVDISTIARLNQKIIETQASGVSASSLIDARDQAIDDLSAKMGLEVSDNPDGSRDVSLKGGQALVIGSMHGSLKAAATADSPQAFSVTFANSTFTLDASKLGGQLGGLTQFEINTLLPLQKDVDMLAQEVVRLVNDQLTDGYTAPGVNGTPLFVYTPGNGANMIKTVEGFKAQDLAFSSNGTPGDTGNLLKLAALKSESITLPGIGKVLLSDADTQMLGKLAVDSKINKASLKTADTVRVQSIDDWQSTSGVNEDEEAVKLVEFQRMYQANMQVIQIANSLFDATLAMMQ, from the coding sequence ATGACGATCATCAACAATGCCCTCTCCGGCGCCCTCGCCGCCCAGATCGCCCTGGCGGCCAGCAGCCACAATATCGCCAACCTGCAGACCAAGGGCTATACCCGCCAGTCGGCGCTCCTGATGGCGCTCGGTCCGGGTGCCAGCGGCCGCTCGGCCGGCAATGGCGTGCAGGTGACCTCGCTGCTGCGCTTTTCGGACAGCTACAAGACCCAGGCCATGTGGCGCGCCAATTCGGAACTGGGCGCCTACTCGCAGTCGCAGCAATACCTGACCCAGCTCGAGAGCGTGATGGGCGACAGCTCGGCCAGCCTGTCGGCCGGCATCGACGACTTCTTCAAGGCGATCAATGCGGTCGCGGGCGATCCCGGCTCGACCCCGCTGCGCCAGCAGGTGCTGACCGCGGCCAACCTGATGGGCGAACGCTTCAATGGCCTGAACAATGTCTTCAACTCGCAGCTGACCTCGGTGCGCCAGCAGCGCAGCGCCCTGGTCGACTCGGCCAACGTCGACATCTCGACCATCGCCCGCCTGAACCAGAAGATCATCGAGACCCAGGCCAGCGGCGTGTCGGCCTCGAGCCTGATCGACGCGCGCGACCAGGCCATCGATGACCTGTCCGCCAAGATGGGGCTGGAAGTCTCGGACAATCCGGACGGCAGCCGCGACGTCTCGCTCAAGGGCGGCCAGGCGCTGGTAATCGGCAGCATGCACGGCAGCCTCAAGGCGGCCGCGACCGCCGATTCGCCGCAGGCGTTCTCGGTCACCTTCGCCAACTCGACCTTCACCCTCGACGCCAGCAAGCTGGGCGGCCAACTGGGCGGCCTGACCCAGTTCGAGATCAATACCCTGTTGCCGCTGCAAAAGGACGTCGACATGCTGGCGCAGGAAGTCGTCCGGCTGGTCAATGATCAGCTGACGGACGGCTACACCGCCCCGGGAGTCAATGGCACTCCGCTGTTCGTCTATACCCCCGGCAATGGCGCCAACATGATCAAGACCGTCGAGGGCTTCAAGGCCCAGGACCTGGCCTTCTCGAGCAATGGCACCCCAGGCGATACCGGCAACCTGCTGAAGCTGGCAGCGCTCAAGAGCGAGTCGATCACCCTGCCCGGCATCGGCAAGGTGCTGCTGAGCGACGCCGACACCCAGATGCTGGGCAAGCTGGCGGTGGACAGCAAGATCAACAAGGCCTCCCTGAAGACCGCCGACACCGTGCGCGTGCAGTCGATCGACGACTGGCAATCGACCAGCGGCGTCAACGAAGACGAGGAAGCGGTCAAGCTGGTGGAATTCCAGCGCATGTACCAGGCGAACATGCAGGTGATCCAGATCGCCAACTCGCTGTTCGATGCCACCCTGGCCATGATGCAATAA
- a CDS encoding rod-binding protein, whose translation MRIDDPRHTLANPAAEPAVAPADERLDPAYVAKATEAAVEFERFFVSHMLRTMRASTREMADEDSVFNNRVNQDMQDMADDLLAGNMAGQRAFGIADAILRQLVPGAAAAQQKKT comes from the coding sequence ATGCGCATCGACGACCCGCGCCACACTCTCGCGAACCCGGCGGCCGAGCCCGCGGTCGCGCCCGCCGACGAGCGGCTCGATCCGGCCTATGTGGCGAAAGCCACCGAGGCCGCGGTCGAGTTCGAACGCTTTTTTGTGAGCCACATGCTGCGCACGATGCGCGCCTCGACCCGCGAGATGGCGGACGAGGACAGCGTCTTCAACAACCGCGTCAACCAGGACATGCAGGACATGGCCGACGACCTGCTGGCCGGGAATATGGCCGGCCAGCGCGCCTTCGGCATCGCCGACGCCATCCTGCGCCAGCTGGTGCCGGGCGCGGCCGCCGCCCAGCAGAAAAAAACTTAA
- a CDS encoding flagellar basal body P-ring protein FlgI, with protein sequence MNLRRIAPLFLAALLAGAALPASAAQALRNLVSVEGVRENPLVGYGLVVGLNGSGDSTQVKFASQSVINMLKQFGVRLPEGEDAKNKNVAAVMVSATFPPGYRRGQSIDVTVSSLGDAKSLRGGTLLLTQLRAADNEIYALAQGNVVVGGLNATGRSGSSVTVNTPTAGRVPNGAMIEREIATDFATRPQVMLRLRQPHFETATNVVNAINKRYGPIATTLDGTSVEVIAPENPTERVAFVASLNAMSVEASIEVPKVVFNSRTGTVVIADGLRVKAAAVTHGALKVIISESSRVSQPGPFARGQTAVTPESKLSVDQGSGQMFRWPPGARLQTIIDTVNSLGASPDDIMAILQALDQAGAIEGELVVI encoded by the coding sequence ATGAACCTGCGCCGCATTGCCCCCCTGTTCCTCGCCGCGCTGCTGGCCGGCGCCGCCCTGCCCGCCTCGGCGGCCCAGGCCCTGCGCAACCTGGTCAGCGTCGAAGGCGTGCGCGAAAACCCGCTGGTCGGCTATGGCCTGGTGGTGGGCCTGAACGGTTCGGGCGACTCGACCCAGGTCAAGTTCGCCAGCCAGTCGGTCATCAATATGCTCAAGCAGTTCGGCGTGCGCCTGCCCGAAGGCGAGGACGCCAAGAACAAGAACGTGGCCGCCGTCATGGTCTCGGCGACCTTCCCGCCAGGCTACCGCCGCGGCCAGAGCATCGACGTCACGGTGTCGTCGCTGGGCGACGCCAAGAGCCTGCGCGGCGGGACCCTGCTGCTGACGCAACTGCGCGCGGCCGACAACGAGATCTACGCCCTGGCCCAGGGCAATGTGGTGGTCGGCGGCCTGAACGCCACCGGCCGCAGCGGTTCCTCGGTCACCGTCAACACCCCGACCGCCGGCCGCGTGCCGAACGGCGCCATGATCGAGCGCGAGATCGCGACCGATTTCGCGACCCGCCCGCAAGTGATGCTGCGCCTGCGCCAGCCGCATTTCGAGACCGCCACCAATGTGGTCAATGCGATCAACAAGCGCTACGGCCCGATCGCCACCACGCTGGACGGCACCAGTGTCGAAGTCATCGCCCCCGAGAATCCGACCGAGCGCGTCGCGTTCGTGGCCAGCCTGAACGCGATGAGCGTGGAAGCCAGCATCGAGGTGCCGAAGGTGGTGTTCAACTCGCGCACCGGCACCGTCGTCATCGCCGACGGCCTGCGCGTGAAGGCGGCCGCCGTGACCCATGGCGCGCTCAAGGTCATCATCTCGGAAAGCTCGCGCGTCAGCCAGCCGGGCCCGTTCGCGCGCGGCCAGACCGCGGTGACACCGGAATCGAAACTGTCGGTCGACCAGGGCTCGGGCCAGATGTTCCGCTGGCCGCCGGGCGCGCGCCTGCAGACCATCATCGACACCGTGAACAGCCTGGGCGCCTCGCCCGACGACATCATGGCGATCCTGCAGGCCCTGGACCAGGCCGGCGCGATCGAAGGCGAACTGGTGGTGATCTGA
- the flgH gene encoding flagellar basal body L-ring protein FlgH, producing MKHLAALLCIVVLAGCATPAQVAMRDDDDDHMPLQRMARGGVSGGVFTADTVSLTSDSRAYRVGDAVTVILQETTQASKRAGTSISKGSSIGISPLAALGKVYDKAAVDITADRDFQGDATSTQQNALSGSLTVIVQEVLPNGLLRVAGEKNLMLNQGEEFVRLKGFVRAADVDADNRVSSLRVANARIAYSARGALADANQPGWLTRFFNSPLMPF from the coding sequence CGTGGTGCTGGCCGGCTGCGCCACGCCGGCGCAGGTCGCCATGCGCGACGACGACGACGACCACATGCCGCTGCAGCGCATGGCGCGCGGCGGCGTCTCGGGCGGCGTGTTCACCGCCGACACCGTCTCTCTGACCTCGGACAGCCGCGCCTACCGCGTGGGCGACGCCGTCACCGTGATCCTGCAGGAGACGACCCAGGCCAGCAAGCGCGCCGGCACCAGCATCTCGAAGGGGTCGTCGATCGGCATCTCGCCGCTGGCGGCGCTGGGCAAGGTGTACGACAAGGCGGCCGTGGACATCACGGCCGACCGCGATTTCCAGGGCGACGCCACCAGCACCCAGCAGAACGCCCTGTCCGGTTCGCTGACCGTGATCGTGCAGGAAGTGCTGCCCAACGGCCTGCTGCGGGTGGCCGGCGAAAAGAACCTGATGCTGAACCAGGGCGAGGAATTCGTGCGCCTGAAGGGCTTCGTGCGCGCCGCCGACGTCGACGCCGACAACCGCGTGTCCTCGCTGCGCGTGGCCAATGCCCGCATCGCCTATTCGGCGCGCGGCGCGCTGGCCGACGCCAACCAGCCGGGCTGGCTGACGCGCTTCTTCAACAGCCCCCTGATGCCGTTCTGA